In one window of Nothobranchius furzeri strain GRZ-AD chromosome 11, NfurGRZ-RIMD1, whole genome shotgun sequence DNA:
- the LOC129164711 gene encoding uncharacterized protein, producing the protein MTLAEERELETVKEGLTYVKGDHHTDEPHWHASYPWVRDPASLPGNRKAVEATFLQTEKQLSKEPGWKTAYTEQVYDMLDRRAAIKLTQEEITGWEGPVWYISHLIAPTPHSVTTPIRLVWNSSQKFQGVSMNDLLMKGPDVLNQIRAVLLRFREGTYAALGDIRKMYNSVWLEEKELHLHRFLWRDSENEEIGDYAITRVNIGDKPAGCIAQLAMRETANLPPFSHLQEERKVLQFSSYVDDIFVSHNNPVRLREITANVKMILKAGGFELKPWVYSGQSGRSEYTGKQVKSEVRTIILPNQMKEEENKALGLGYIAEDDNLHVMVSINFSKRKKKLRLGKNLTQSEIRDQTPNPLTRRELLSQISGLYDPIGLVAPAKQNGAILVRRAFQEARLTSNQVKDTWDLALSDNLREDAIRLFEEYTQLNKIQYDRALTPLHFSGDPTAITFSDGSEHAYGAVLYLRWESDRSPIIKLVELKAKLTPLDQKGDAVKAEVCGAVFASRLKKYFELHSQIKIHQWYHLIDSQTVLGATQRESYGFQGGRRDPSRTF; encoded by the coding sequence ATGACCCTTGCTGAGGAACGAGAGCTGGAAACCGTGAAAGAAGGTCTGACCTACGTTAAAGGAGACCACCACACAGATGAACCCCATTGGCATGCTAGCTACCCCTGGGTGCGTGATCCAGCATCCTTACCTGGAAACAGGAAAGCAGTTGAAGCCACATTCCTCCAAACAGAGAAACAATTGAGCAAAGAGCCTGGGTGGAAAACTGCCTACACTGAGCAAGTCTATGATATGCTTGATCGGAGAGCTGCAATCAAGCTTACCCAGGAAGAAATCACTGGGTGGGAGGGTCCAGTATGGTACATCAGCCATCTCATCGCCCCAACCCCACATTCAGTGACGACTCCCATCCGACTGgtctggaacagcagtcagaagtTCCAAGGGGTAAGCATGAATGACTTGTTGATGAAAGGTCCCGATGTCTTAAATCAAATCCGTGCTGTCCTTTTGAGGTTCAGAGAAGGAACTTATGCTGCACTTGGAGATATAAGAAAAATGTACAACTCCGTCTGGCTAGAAGAGAAAGAGCTACATCTACATAGGTTTCTATGGCGTGACTCAGAGAATGAGGAGATTGGAGACTATGCAATTACAAGAGTCAACATTGGTGATAAGCCAGCAGGATGCATAGCGCAGTTGGCAATGAGGGAAACTGCCAACTTACCCCCTTTCTCTCACCTTCAGGAGGAACGGAAAGTCCTTCAGTTCAGCAGTTATGTTGATGACATTTTTGTGTCCCATAATAACCCAGTTCGATTGAGGGAAATCACAGCTAATGTGAAAATGATCCTGAAAGCTGGAGGGTTTGAACTGAAGCCCTGGGTATATTCCGGTCAAAGTGGGAGGAGTGAGTACACTGGCAAGCAAGTCAAGTCAGAGGTGAGAACTATAATCCTCCCAAACCAAATGAAAGAGGAAGAAAACAAAGCACTTGGGCTGGGATATATTGCAGAAGATGACAATCTTCATGTGATGGTCAGCATCAATTtttcaaaaagaaagaaaaaattgaGATTGGGGAAAAATCTTACTCAAAGTGAAATCAGAGATCAGACGCCAAACCCACTGACACGGCGGGAGCTTCTCAGCCAAATATCAGGCCTGTATGACCCAATCGGCTTGGTAGCGCCCGCAAAGCAGAACGGAGCGATTCTGGTGCGGAGAGCATTCCAGGAGGCAAGACTCACCAGTAATCAGGTTAAAGATACCTGGGATTTAGCACTCTCTGATAATCTCAGAGAGGATGCAATTAGGCTGTTTGAAGAATATACTCAGCTCAATAAGATTCAGTATGACAGAGCTTTAACCCCCTTGCATTTCAGCGGTGATCCAACAGCCATAACCTTCTCGGATGGTAGCGAGCATGCCTATGGAGCTGTTCTGTACTTGAGGTGGGAGTCAGATCGGAGCCCAATCATAAAGCTGGTGGAGTTAAAAGCCAAGCTgacccctttggaccaaaaaggtgaTGCTGTCAAGGCGGAGGTTTGTGGTGCAGTATTCGCGTCCCGCCTTAAAAAGTACTTTGAGCTGCACAGTCAAATTAAAATTCATCAATGGTATCATCTGATCGATAGCCAAACAGTCCTTGGAGCTACACAGCGAGAAAGCTATGGTTTTCAAGGCGGTCGGCGGGACCCATCCAGAACTTTTTGA